Proteins from a genomic interval of Mytilus trossulus isolate FHL-02 unplaced genomic scaffold, PNRI_Mtr1.1.1.hap1 h1tg000210l__unscaffolded, whole genome shotgun sequence:
- the LOC134700970 gene encoding uncharacterized protein LOC134700970: MFMSSVFINNYKMLEMKHTTLRELFATRKLSIQESIRLVSQLAAGIAYLHHHYLTFCQPVSLDTLVVVMDGKTIERIKVISKIKNIRNELDTTQDVDNIGQITKLVIRNTRKLPEDGHKP; encoded by the exons ATGTTCATGTCCtcagtatttatcaacaattACAAGATGCTTGAGATGAAGCACACAACTCTTCGAGAACTGTTTGCAACGAGGAAACTTTCCATTCAGGAGAGTATTCGTCTGGTCTCACAACTTGCAGCTGGAATAGCATACTTACATCATCATTATTTGACATTTTGCCAACCAGTTTCTTTGGATACTTTAGTTGTCGTCATGGATGGAaag ACCATCGAACGAATAAAGGTGATttctaaaataaagaatattagAAATGAACTGGATACTACCCAGGATGTAGATAACATCGGACAGATAACTAAACTGGTAATCAGGAATACAAGAAAACTGCCAGAAGATGGACATAAACCATGA
- the LOC134700934 gene encoding uncharacterized protein LOC134700934, whose translation MKTLKENSKPNVVKDFVKCLGTKRPNSQEPLMPVTRMPFGLIQHQIQFFCASDIRQISIPDDYFQWLETLDAEFEDKLGRILRGPMWSGQPANCIGKPLEARVNLAAVSRSTLHRRTSAFAFTESPAIQIPAIKLLTEVNPEGQYWLKLDGTDLKDSLQHSVKDVWNGDVNLNDCKLDTLREQYESRLNWMNSIHTLNNANLETGVQQLKIELEYDCQFLEKGFQSACNTLQTKVKVKTTNAETLKSLNWEVVEFNQLLQDCTEYQRKLQNCSMYIDLLKSMKNDFLTYLKNLFKKNRTAASHVLVIAISDEKRSKKPYTLPIQYIPYKSLRDQQVRDLTTPIKKAMAEAGLKVVGTVTDGEFNSLRSQGDTGPLHIWQLIHDSREALRKMSKLTLISMLTYVGEDENGNPFAERSNDAIPGDVIVDIKKMKDEGLSFQDSIVNFRRRLIPDGYEPYPFRKDTPESYLDMLRTVVATYIYRDIVLKLKQEENGNLN comes from the exons ATGAAAACTCTGAAAGAAAATAGTAAACCCAATGTAGTAAAAGATTTTGTGAAATGCCTTGGAACAAAAAGACCAAATTCACAGGAACCACTGATGCCGGTCACACGGATGCCTTTTGGTTTAATTCAGCACCAGATTCAGTTCTTCTGTGCTAGTGATATTAGACag ATTTCCATACCAGATGATTATTTTCAGTGGTTGGAAACCTTAGATGCAGAATTTGAAGACAAACTAGGAAGAATTTTGCGAGGTCCAATGTGGAGTGGTCAACCTGCCAACTGTATTGGGAAACCTTTAGAG GCTAGAGTGAACTTAGCAGCTGTCAGCAGATCCACACTTCACAGAAGAACATCAGCGTTTGCTTTTACAGAATCTCCAGCTATTCAg aTCCCAGCCATTAAACTTTTGACAGAGGTAAATCCAGAAGGGCAGTACTGGTTAAAACTGGACGGAACTGATCTGAAAGACTCACTTCAACACTCTGTGAAAGATGTTTGGAATGGTGATGTCAATTTGAATGATTGTAAACTTGATACTTTACGAGAACAGTATGAAAGCAGACTTAATTGGATGAATTCAATACACACTTTGAATAATGCTAATTTAGAAACTGGTGTTCAACAGCTGAAAATTGAATTagaatatgattgccaatttttagaaaaaggtttCCAATCAGCTTGTAATACTCTTCAAAcaaaagtgaaagtgaaaacaaCAAATGCAGAAACTCTTAAAAGTTTGAATTGGGAGGTTGTGGAGTTTAATCAACTTTTACAAGATTGCACTGAATACCAAAGGAAACTACAGAATTGTTCAATGTACATAGATCTCCTGAAATCCATGAAGAATGACTTCCTTACCTACTTGAAAAACTTGTTCAAAAAGAATAGAACAGCAGCAAGTCATGTATTAGTAATTGCAATTTCAGatgaaaaaagaagtaaaaagcCATACACACTTCCTATTCAGTATATCCCTTACAAGTCACTAAGAGATCAGCAAGTCAGGGATTTAACAACTCCTATAAAGAAAGCGATGGCAGAAGCTGGATTGAAAGTAGTTG GTACAGTAACAGATGGTGAATTCAACTCACTTAGGTCACAGGGAGACACTGGACCCCTTCACATATGGCAACTTATCCATGATTCCAGAGAGGCATTGAGGAAGATGTCAAAGTTAACATTGATTTCCATGCTTACCTATGTTGGAG aaGATGAAAATGGTAACCCATTTGCGGAGAGATCTAATGATGCTATACCCGGAGATGTaattgttgatataaaaaaaatgaaggatgAAGGATTGTCCTTTCAAGACAGCATTGTCAATTTTAGGAGAAGACTTATTCCAGATGGTTATGAACCATATCCATTCCGAAAAGACACACCAGAGTCGTATCTAGACATGCTTCGTACTGTTGTTGCcacatatatatacagagaCATCGTTCTAAAATTGAAACAGGAGG AGAATGGCAACCTCAACTAG